A genomic window from Salvia hispanica cultivar TCC Black 2014 chromosome 5, UniMelb_Shisp_WGS_1.0, whole genome shotgun sequence includes:
- the LOC125187959 gene encoding protein ALP1-like: MYMKLPSATQDPDCSASLLDLFPHTHIQMDETQQQNQQRKRRRREIGDAGNSDEKQVKVKGLNEIITSLTLLQDQEKDDLGDSNRAENEMVRYEENHRERKREILDYSAKSEGLHRDADRADGARRRKSMANSVSAAVVAVAAAATDADEDKTAATSDKSAGPQRRLWVRNRSKDWWEQCNSPEFPDEEFKKAFRMGKGTFDFICNELSSVVAKENTMLRDAVPVRQRVAVCVWRLATGEPLRLVSKKFGLGISTCHKLVLEVCSAIRNVLMPKFLRWPDEEGLSRFKAEFEAISGIPNVVGSMYTTHIPIIAPKNSVAAYFNRRHTERNQKTSYSITVQGVVDPRGVFTDVCIGYPGSMPDDQVLEKSTLFQRANAGFYNGVWIVGGSGYPLMDWVLVPYTHQHLTWTQHAFNEKIAEVQRAAKDSFARLKTRWGCLQKRTEVKLQDLPIVLGACCVLHNICEMREEGLEPLEKFEIFDDEMVPEIGLRSANAMKARDTIAHNLLHHNHAGTSFLS, from the coding sequence ATGTATATGAAGCTTCCTTCCGCTACCCAAGATCCCGATTGCTCCGCTTCTCTCCTAGACCTCTTCCCGCACACTCACATCCAGATGGACGAAACCCAGCAGCAGAATCAGCAGCgcaagaggaggaggagggagaTTGGGGATGCCGGAAATAGCGATGAGAAGCAAGTCAAAGTCAAGGGCCTCAACGAGATCATTACTTCCCTAACTCTGTTGCAGGATCAGGAGAAGGATGATTTGGGGGATTCCAATCGAGCTGAGAATGAGATGGTTAGGTATGAGGAGAAtcatagagagagaaagcgtGAGATTTTGGATTACTCCGCTAAATCCGAGGGTTTGCACCGCGACGCCGACCGCGCCGACGGGGCGCGGCGCCGGAAATCGATGGCGAATTCAGTCTCCGCCGCGGTGGTTGcagtcgccgccgccgccaccgaCGCCGACGAGGATAAAACCGCTGCGACGAGCGATAAATCAGCGGGGCCGCAGCGGCGGCTGTGGGTGAGGAATCGGTCCAAGGATTGGTGGGAGCAATGCAACAGTCCGGAATTTCCCGATGAGGAATTTAAGAAGGCGTTTAGAATGGGGAAGGGAACGTTTGATTTCATTTGCAATGAGCTGAGCTCTGTTGTAGCTAAGGAGAACACTATGTTGCGCGACGCCGTCCCCGTCCGGCAGCGTGTCGCCGTCTGCGTGTGGAGGCTCGCCACCGGAGAGCCGCTGCGGCTTGTCTCGAAGAAATTCGGATTAGGGATTTCGACCTGCCATAAGCTAGTGCTGGAGGTCTGCTCTGCAATTAGGAATGTGCTGATGCCGAAATTCCTCCGGTGGCCGGACGAGGAAGGGTTGAGCCGGTTCAAGGCCGAATTCGAGGCAATCTCCGGGATACCAAACGTCGTCGGCTCAATGTACACTACCCACATTCCGATTATCGCACCCAAAAACAGCGTGGCCGCGTATTTCAACAGGAGGCACACGGAGAGGAACCAAAAGACCTCCTACTCTATCACGGTGCAGGGCGTGGTAGACCCGAGAGGTGTCTTCACGGATGTCTGCATCGGCTACCCGGGCTCAATGCCGGATGATCAGGTGCTGGAGAAGTCGACCCTCTTCCAGAGGGCGAATGCAGGGTTTTACAACGGGGTGTGGATTGTGGGCGGATCCGGCTACCCGCTGATGGATTGGGTGCTGGTGCCCTACACGCACCAGCATTTGACTTGGACACAGCACGCGTTCAACGAGAAGATCGCGGAGGTGCAGCGTGCTGCCAAGGACTCGTTCGCGAGGCTGAAGACGAGGTGGGGGTGCCTGCAGAAGCGGACTGAGGTGAAGCTGCAGGACTTGCCCATCGTGCTTGGGGCGTGCTGCGTGCTGCACAACATCTGCGAGATGAGGGAGGAGGGATTGGAGCCGCTGGAAAAGTTTGAGATCTTCGATGATGAGATGGTGCCGGAGATAGGGCTGAGGTCGGCCAATGCGATGAAGGCAAGGGACACGATCGCGCATAACCTGCTTCATCACAACCACGCCGGCACCTCCTTCCTCTCGTGA
- the LOC125187961 gene encoding RNA-binding protein 2-like isoform X1 — protein sequence MGDPYWRYATGDGAGGRPSSSEFAATGHVSQATFPGYLSSESKTPFPGYLLPEASTLANINAYGSVNPRTASADFLHKDILPSHPGTYGVDDIPSIRADPSISGLVAGARYKGYPSSFEDPNLSVHHRDVASGISTVIPDVVGYDQPRTNGNPVPTAESNILFVDGLPTDCTRREIGHLFRPFIGFREIRLVHKEPRRRGDKAMVLCFVEFTDAKCAVTAMDALQGYKFDDKKPEAPLLRISFAHFPFRLPNQSSAGTIEVEPHPMTNRSSTKKPL from the exons ATGGGGGATCCTTACTGGCGTTACGCTACCGGCGACGGCGCTGGCGGTCGTCCGTCGTCCTCGGAG TTTGCTGCAACAGGACACGTATCTCAGGCAACTTTTCCAGGTTATTTGTCATCTGAATCCAAGACACCTTTTCCAGGATACTTGTTGCCTGAAGCTTCAACTCTAGCCAATATAAATGCATATGGCTCTGTTAATCCACGGACTGCTTCCGCAGATTTTTTACATAAAGAT atCTTACCATCCCACCCCGGAACGTATGGCGTAGATGACATTCCTAGTATCCGTGCTGATCCCAGTATCAGTGGATTGGTTGCTGGAGCTAGATATAAAGGCTATCCGTCGTCTTTTGAGGATCCTAATCTGTCGGTGCACCACAGAGATGTTGCGTCAGGGATCAGCACTGTAATCCCTGATGTTGTTGGCTATGACCAGCCCAGGACGAATGGCAATCCTGTTCCAACAGCAGAGTCAAACATTCTTTTTGTTGATGGGCTTCCAACTGACTGTACAAGAAGAGAAATAGGAC ATCTATTTCGGCCATTTATTGGATTCAGGGAAATCAGACTGGTTCATAAGGAGCCTAGACGT CGTGGTGACAAGGCAATGGTTCTATGTTTTGTAGAGTTCACTGATGCGAAGTGTGCTGTTACTGCTATGGATGCCCTACAAG GTTACAAGTTCGATGACAAGAAACCAGAGGCCCCTCTACTGAGGATTAGTTTTGCTCATTTTCCTTTCCGTCTACCGAACCAGAGTTCTGCAGGGACAATCGAGGTGGAGCCCCATCCAATGACAAACAGGTCAAGTACCAAAAAGCCATTGTGA
- the LOC125187961 gene encoding RNA-binding protein 2-like isoform X2, producing MGDPYWRYATGDGAGGRPSSSEVGHVSQATFPGYLSSESKTPFPGYLLPEASTLANINAYGSVNPRTASADFLHKDILPSHPGTYGVDDIPSIRADPSISGLVAGARYKGYPSSFEDPNLSVHHRDVASGISTVIPDVVGYDQPRTNGNPVPTAESNILFVDGLPTDCTRREIGHLFRPFIGFREIRLVHKEPRRRGDKAMVLCFVEFTDAKCAVTAMDALQGYKFDDKKPEAPLLRISFAHFPFRLPNQSSAGTIEVEPHPMTNRSSTKKPL from the exons ATGGGGGATCCTTACTGGCGTTACGCTACCGGCGACGGCGCTGGCGGTCGTCCGTCGTCCTCGGAGGTAG GACACGTATCTCAGGCAACTTTTCCAGGTTATTTGTCATCTGAATCCAAGACACCTTTTCCAGGATACTTGTTGCCTGAAGCTTCAACTCTAGCCAATATAAATGCATATGGCTCTGTTAATCCACGGACTGCTTCCGCAGATTTTTTACATAAAGAT atCTTACCATCCCACCCCGGAACGTATGGCGTAGATGACATTCCTAGTATCCGTGCTGATCCCAGTATCAGTGGATTGGTTGCTGGAGCTAGATATAAAGGCTATCCGTCGTCTTTTGAGGATCCTAATCTGTCGGTGCACCACAGAGATGTTGCGTCAGGGATCAGCACTGTAATCCCTGATGTTGTTGGCTATGACCAGCCCAGGACGAATGGCAATCCTGTTCCAACAGCAGAGTCAAACATTCTTTTTGTTGATGGGCTTCCAACTGACTGTACAAGAAGAGAAATAGGAC ATCTATTTCGGCCATTTATTGGATTCAGGGAAATCAGACTGGTTCATAAGGAGCCTAGACGT CGTGGTGACAAGGCAATGGTTCTATGTTTTGTAGAGTTCACTGATGCGAAGTGTGCTGTTACTGCTATGGATGCCCTACAAG GTTACAAGTTCGATGACAAGAAACCAGAGGCCCCTCTACTGAGGATTAGTTTTGCTCATTTTCCTTTCCGTCTACCGAACCAGAGTTCTGCAGGGACAATCGAGGTGGAGCCCCATCCAATGACAAACAGGTCAAGTACCAAAAAGCCATTGTGA
- the LOC125187961 gene encoding RNA-binding protein 2-like isoform X3, translated as MGDPYWRYATGDGAGGRPSSSEVGYLLPEASTLANINAYGSVNPRTASADFLHKDILPSHPGTYGVDDIPSIRADPSISGLVAGARYKGYPSSFEDPNLSVHHRDVASGISTVIPDVVGYDQPRTNGNPVPTAESNILFVDGLPTDCTRREIGHLFRPFIGFREIRLVHKEPRRRGDKAMVLCFVEFTDAKCAVTAMDALQGYKFDDKKPEAPLLRISFAHFPFRLPNQSSAGTIEVEPHPMTNRSSTKKPL; from the exons ATGGGGGATCCTTACTGGCGTTACGCTACCGGCGACGGCGCTGGCGGTCGTCCGTCGTCCTCGGAGGTAG GATACTTGTTGCCTGAAGCTTCAACTCTAGCCAATATAAATGCATATGGCTCTGTTAATCCACGGACTGCTTCCGCAGATTTTTTACATAAAGAT atCTTACCATCCCACCCCGGAACGTATGGCGTAGATGACATTCCTAGTATCCGTGCTGATCCCAGTATCAGTGGATTGGTTGCTGGAGCTAGATATAAAGGCTATCCGTCGTCTTTTGAGGATCCTAATCTGTCGGTGCACCACAGAGATGTTGCGTCAGGGATCAGCACTGTAATCCCTGATGTTGTTGGCTATGACCAGCCCAGGACGAATGGCAATCCTGTTCCAACAGCAGAGTCAAACATTCTTTTTGTTGATGGGCTTCCAACTGACTGTACAAGAAGAGAAATAGGAC ATCTATTTCGGCCATTTATTGGATTCAGGGAAATCAGACTGGTTCATAAGGAGCCTAGACGT CGTGGTGACAAGGCAATGGTTCTATGTTTTGTAGAGTTCACTGATGCGAAGTGTGCTGTTACTGCTATGGATGCCCTACAAG GTTACAAGTTCGATGACAAGAAACCAGAGGCCCCTCTACTGAGGATTAGTTTTGCTCATTTTCCTTTCCGTCTACCGAACCAGAGTTCTGCAGGGACAATCGAGGTGGAGCCCCATCCAATGACAAACAGGTCAAGTACCAAAAAGCCATTGTGA
- the LOC125187961 gene encoding uncharacterized protein LOC125187961 isoform X4, whose product MGDPYWRYATGDGAGGRPSSSEFAATGHVSQATFPGYLSSESKTPFPGYLLPEASTLANINAYGSVNPRTASADFLHKDILPSHPGTYGVDDIPSIRADPSISGLVAGARYKGYPSSFEDPNLSVHHRDVASGISTVIPDVVGYDQPRTNGNPVPTAESNILFVDGLPTDCTRREIGHLFRPFIGFREIRLVHKEPRRSSLMRSVLLLLWMPYKVTSSMTRNQRPLY is encoded by the exons ATGGGGGATCCTTACTGGCGTTACGCTACCGGCGACGGCGCTGGCGGTCGTCCGTCGTCCTCGGAG TTTGCTGCAACAGGACACGTATCTCAGGCAACTTTTCCAGGTTATTTGTCATCTGAATCCAAGACACCTTTTCCAGGATACTTGTTGCCTGAAGCTTCAACTCTAGCCAATATAAATGCATATGGCTCTGTTAATCCACGGACTGCTTCCGCAGATTTTTTACATAAAGAT atCTTACCATCCCACCCCGGAACGTATGGCGTAGATGACATTCCTAGTATCCGTGCTGATCCCAGTATCAGTGGATTGGTTGCTGGAGCTAGATATAAAGGCTATCCGTCGTCTTTTGAGGATCCTAATCTGTCGGTGCACCACAGAGATGTTGCGTCAGGGATCAGCACTGTAATCCCTGATGTTGTTGGCTATGACCAGCCCAGGACGAATGGCAATCCTGTTCCAACAGCAGAGTCAAACATTCTTTTTGTTGATGGGCTTCCAACTGACTGTACAAGAAGAGAAATAGGAC ATCTATTTCGGCCATTTATTGGATTCAGGGAAATCAGACTGGTTCATAAGGAGCCTAGACGT AGTTCACTGATGCGAAGTGTGCTGTTACTGCTATGGATGCCCTACAAG GTTACAAGTTCGATGACAAGAAACCAGAGGCCCCTCTACTGA
- the LOC125187958 gene encoding serine/threonine-protein kinase tricornered-like isoform X1 produces MEEEKSNDKSGEEEILGSSLTMEKVAAAKKYIENHYKNQMKSIQERKERRWVLERKLASSDVPKDEQINLIKDLERKETEFMRLRRNKICVDDFELLTIIGRGAFGEVRLCREKKSGNIYAMKKLKKSEMVSRGQVEHVRAERNLLAEVGSHCIVKLYYSFQDPEYLYLIMEYLPGGDMMTLLMREDTLSENVAKFYIAQSVLAIESIHKHNYIHRDIKPDNLLLDKNGHMKLSDFGLCKPLDCRTLSTVNENEELDDENIREPMDIDGRFPDAANASSWRSPREQLQHWQMNRRKLAFSTVGTPDYIAPEVLLKKGYSMECDWWSLGAIMYEMLVGYPPFYADDPMTTCRKIVHWKNHLRFPEDTKISAEAKDLICRLLCDVEHRLGTGGAAQIKAHPWFVGVDWDKLYDMEAAFKPEVNGELDTRNFMKFDELDPPTSSKAGSGPSRKMHLTPEDLSFVGYTYKNFDAIKEALRNKSGTAEDTRSTSPTSVDSRYGEFKEMTEGRDVRMNSSMDDVMSP; encoded by the exons ATGGAGGAGGAAAAGAGCAACGACAAGAGCGGCGAAGAAGAAATTCTAGGTTCGAGTTTGACTATGGAAAAAGTGGCAGCAGCGAAAAAGTACATCGAGAATCACTACAAAAATCAGATGAAAAGCATACAGGAGCGGAAAGAGAG GAGGTGGGTACTCGAAAGGAAGTTGGCCTCTTCAGATGTGCCCAAAGACGAACAGATAAATTTGATCAAAGATTTGGAAAGGAAAGAAACGGAGTTCATGAGACTGAGAAGGAACAAGATATGTGTAGATGATTTTGAGCTTCTTACTATTATTGGACGTGGAGCCTTTGGTGAG GTCCGACTATGCCGGGAGAAAAAATCTGGAAATATTTATGCCATGAAGAAGTTGAAGAAATCTGAAATGGTCTCAAGAGGACAG GTGGAGCATGTAAGAGCAGAAAGGAACCTATTGGCAGAAGTGGGAAGCCATTGTATAGTTAAACTGTACTACTCTTTTCAAGATCCCGAGTATTTATATCTTATCATGGAATATCTCCCTGGAGGTGACATGATGACTCTGTTGATGAGAGAAGACACATTGTCTGAAAATGTGGCTAAATTTTACATTGCTCAGAGTGTGCTGGCTATTGAATCTATTCACAAGCATAATTATATTCACAG GGATATTAAACCAGACAATCTTCTTCTTGATAAGAACGGTCACATGAAGCTCTCAGATTTTGGTCTATGCAAGCCACTTGACTGTAGGACTTTATCCACGGTGAATGAAAACGAAGAATTGGATGATGAAAACATAAGGGAACCAATGGACATTGACGGCCGTTTTCCTGATGCTGCCAATGCTAGTAGTTGGAGAAGTCCCCGTGAACAACTTCAGCACTGGCAGATGAACAGGAGAAAGTTG GCATTTTCTACTGTTGGTACACCTGATTATATTGCTCCGGAGGTGCTGTTGAAGAAAGGATATAGCATGGAGTGTGACTG GTGGTCACTGGGTGCAATCATGTATGAGATGCTTGTTGGCTATCCTCCATTTTATGCGGATGATCCTATGACCACTTGTAGGAAG ATTGTTCATTGGAAAAATCACCTGAGATTTCCCGAAGATACCAAAATCAGCGCTGAGGCAAAAGATCTGATATGTAGGTTACTCTGTGATGTAGAGCATAGACTTGGAACAGGAGGTGCAGCACAGATAAAG GCCCACCCTTGGTTCGTCGGTGTTGACTGGGATAAATTATATGATATGGAAGCAGCATTTAAACCGGAGGTCAATGGGGAGCTGGACACCCGGAATTTCATGAAGTTTGATGAA CTGGATCCTCCAACATCATCAAAGGCTGGCTCAGGACCCTCAAGAAAG ATGCACCTTACTCCAGAAGATTTGAGTTTCGTGGGCTATACTTACAAGAACTTCGATGCTATCAAGGAGGCGCTGCGTAATAAATCAG GCACTGCAGAAGACACGAGGAGTACGTCCCCGACATCAGTTGATTCAAGATATG GTGAATTCAAGGAGATGACAGAGGGAAGAGATGTGCGGATGAACTCATCAATGGATGACGTAATGTCTCCATAG
- the LOC125187958 gene encoding serine/threonine-protein kinase 38-like isoform X2 codes for MEEEKSNDKSGEEEILGSSLTMEKVAAAKKYIENHYKNQMKSIQERKERRWVLERKLASSDVPKDEQINLIKDLERKETEFMRLRRNKICVDDFELLTIIGRGAFGEVRLCREKKSGNIYAMKKLKKSEMVSRGQVEHVRAERNLLAEVGSHCIVKLYYSFQDPEYLYLIMEYLPGGDMMTLLMREDTLSENVAKFYIAQSVLAIESIHKHNYIHRDIKPDNLLLDKNGHMKLSDFGLCKPLDCRTLSTVNENEELDDENIREPMDIDGRFPDAANASSWRSPREQLQHWQMNRRKLAFSTVGTPDYIAPEVLLKKGYSMECDWWSLGAIMYEMLVGYPPFYADDPMTTCRKIVHWKNHLRFPEDTKISAEAKDLICRLLCDVEHRLGTGGAAQIKAHPWFVGVDWDKLYDMEAAFKPEVNGELDTRNFMKFDETI; via the exons ATGGAGGAGGAAAAGAGCAACGACAAGAGCGGCGAAGAAGAAATTCTAGGTTCGAGTTTGACTATGGAAAAAGTGGCAGCAGCGAAAAAGTACATCGAGAATCACTACAAAAATCAGATGAAAAGCATACAGGAGCGGAAAGAGAG GAGGTGGGTACTCGAAAGGAAGTTGGCCTCTTCAGATGTGCCCAAAGACGAACAGATAAATTTGATCAAAGATTTGGAAAGGAAAGAAACGGAGTTCATGAGACTGAGAAGGAACAAGATATGTGTAGATGATTTTGAGCTTCTTACTATTATTGGACGTGGAGCCTTTGGTGAG GTCCGACTATGCCGGGAGAAAAAATCTGGAAATATTTATGCCATGAAGAAGTTGAAGAAATCTGAAATGGTCTCAAGAGGACAG GTGGAGCATGTAAGAGCAGAAAGGAACCTATTGGCAGAAGTGGGAAGCCATTGTATAGTTAAACTGTACTACTCTTTTCAAGATCCCGAGTATTTATATCTTATCATGGAATATCTCCCTGGAGGTGACATGATGACTCTGTTGATGAGAGAAGACACATTGTCTGAAAATGTGGCTAAATTTTACATTGCTCAGAGTGTGCTGGCTATTGAATCTATTCACAAGCATAATTATATTCACAG GGATATTAAACCAGACAATCTTCTTCTTGATAAGAACGGTCACATGAAGCTCTCAGATTTTGGTCTATGCAAGCCACTTGACTGTAGGACTTTATCCACGGTGAATGAAAACGAAGAATTGGATGATGAAAACATAAGGGAACCAATGGACATTGACGGCCGTTTTCCTGATGCTGCCAATGCTAGTAGTTGGAGAAGTCCCCGTGAACAACTTCAGCACTGGCAGATGAACAGGAGAAAGTTG GCATTTTCTACTGTTGGTACACCTGATTATATTGCTCCGGAGGTGCTGTTGAAGAAAGGATATAGCATGGAGTGTGACTG GTGGTCACTGGGTGCAATCATGTATGAGATGCTTGTTGGCTATCCTCCATTTTATGCGGATGATCCTATGACCACTTGTAGGAAG ATTGTTCATTGGAAAAATCACCTGAGATTTCCCGAAGATACCAAAATCAGCGCTGAGGCAAAAGATCTGATATGTAGGTTACTCTGTGATGTAGAGCATAGACTTGGAACAGGAGGTGCAGCACAGATAAAG GCCCACCCTTGGTTCGTCGGTGTTGACTGGGATAAATTATATGATATGGAAGCAGCATTTAAACCGGAGGTCAATGGGGAGCTGGACACCCGGAATTTCATGAAGTTTGATGAA ACTATATAA